The Panicum hallii strain FIL2 chromosome 5, PHallii_v3.1, whole genome shotgun sequence genome contains the following window.
TACTCATCTTTCATGGGTGATTTCTCGACCGCAACTGGAATTGCAACTTTCACAATGATGCTGTTGGGCCGATTTATACTCCGAAAATTTGGCTGGGGCGTGGCTGCAATGATAACCCCCACAGTTCTGCTGCTGACTGGTGTTGGTTTCTTCTCTCTGATTTTGTTTGGACAGCCACTGACTCCTATGCTTGCCACGATGGGTATGACCCCCCTACTGGCAGCCGTTTATGTGGGTGCCATGCAGAATATATTTAGCAAGAGTGAAAAGTACAGTTTATTTGATCCGTGCAAGGAAATGGCTTATATTCCTTTGGATGAAGATATGAAGGTTTGTTCATCCTTCCATGTCCATTTTCTTACTTGCTATTACTTGGTGTAAAGTATTTTTAACAAGTTTTTGTATTCATCTGGTGATGTTTTGTTCTCTTGTGATGGTTACTACATGTTAATTAAATTTGTTTAGACCTTTTTCTATTTGAAAATGGGGACCAGCCGACCAGGTTTCCGTGGGCACCaacaaatttaaatgataaaAATTTTATGTTGCCTAGTCGTTGAGTTATGCCCAGCTGTTTATTAGTCTGTTTCAATTTTCTGATGATGCATTTGGTCACATACACTTTCTTAAACCCTGTTAAATCTTATATGTAACTGTAACTTCTTTTGTCCTGTAGCTGTAAAATGGCATTGGTTTTTCGCTTAACAAAAAGATCGTACCTTTTGTCCTTGATTTATCTATGATGTCTTGTCCTTGAACTTATAATCATGCGTGGCTGGATCAATGATTCTTGATAGCCCGACAGTCTGCACCGCTGTTATACCGGGCAAACCAACTGAGTTCCCTCTGTCTGCAGGTTAAAGGAAAAGCGGCCATTGATGTTGTTTGCAACCCACTGGGCAAGTCCGGTGGTGCACTGATCCAACAATTCATGATCCTGACATTCGGTTCCTTGGCAAACTCAACTCCGTACCTCGGCGGCATACTGCTGGTCATTGTTCTCGCGTGGCTAGGCGCGGCAAACTCATTGGACAAGCAATTCTCGAGCTTGGCCAAGGAAGACCTTAAGAAGGAGAAGGCTGCCCAAGAGAAAGTGGAACCCTCTCTGCTCAAGGCACCTGCAGAGGGCACTGACGTACTGGTGGAGCAAACAAATGGATCTCTAAAGGGCGAAACAGAGAGCTCGCCATCGAACTCCTCGCCGATTCAATAGCTTCATTGTGATAAGCCGTAGGTAGGAGTGATCACAGGGAGCTGAAATAAGGTATATCAAATAATCCATGATTCTCAAGTTTGTACCAGTCAGCAGCTTCGAGCTGGCAGCAGCAAGTTTTCTTTGTAACGTGAGCAAATTTTGGCAACCGGTGATGAATGCTGTTCTGGAGATGCCGCCCTTTGTGCAAATGTCAAATGCATAAATTTCTTGTGCgtcacaaaagttgtagagctcccTTTCCAAATTTAGTGGGGGAATCTTGGATCTATTCCTCCCTTTCCAAATTGTAGAACTCTCCAATTCCTAGACCTAGGGAATAATCCTTTCAACTGGGCACTCCCTGACCATGTGGGAAACCTGTCTAGAAAATTATTTGAGTTTCATTCAGGTTACAACAATTTAGTAGGTTAGCTTCCACTAATGCTTTTAATCGAACTAAAGCAATCTTGTCCGGGTAGATCTTTCTAACAACCTATACAAAGGGACAATCAGAAGATCGGTCATGATGATCCAAATCTATTGTTGCTTGTTTTCTCCAGCAATCACATATTAGGTCCTATTCCGACACAAATTGGTATGCTTATGAGCTTACGAAAGCTGCTCCACCTTGGTAAACTTATCCTACTGAATATTATCTCAGAATACCCTTACTGATGCGCTACTCGCCGCCGTTGGTCGGCTAAAAGAAATGTATGAAATTTGACATATCATCAAACTTTGTTATTGGAAGCATCCCTTAATCATTTGGACAGCTTAAGATGCTCCCTTACCTAAATCTAACGTGCAACGCATTTGGAGACTCAACTCCAGACTCTCTTTCAAGAACCGATTAGCTTAGCCTCATTAGATCTTTCCTCCCAACTATTTCCCTGGAACCACTCCCAATTTCCTTACCAATCTCACATACGTACCTTTCATCTCTCCTTCAACAAGACAAAAGGCAGAATACCAGAGGGAGGTGTTTTCTCAAACATCTCATTGCAATGCTTAATTGGGAACGCTAGAATTTCCACTATGTCCGTGTCTCACTCAGTTAATAGAACCTTCCTATATTATTACTCCATATTGGCACTATAGGATTTGTTTCTGCTGTTATTTGTGCTTATGTAACAACCAGAAGGATGCTTAAGAACAAGGGGATACTGACCCCGAGTGATGTCATAAGCCATAGGCTAGTTTCCAACCATGTGCAGATGTGCTTGTTGGTGTCGCTGATAATTTTAGCGACAGCCATCTGACTGGAAGTGTTGCAAAAGCTTTTAAGGGCCAACTGAGCACTGGTTCGGTAGTAGCAATCTCGCATGGCTCGACATTAGAACCAGATAAGGATACTGAGCACCTGTTCCGATGTAGATTTCAGAGCATTGGTGCTTCAGTACACGGACAATTTCAGCTTAGAGATGCTCCTACACTCAGGTAGAAGACACCTGGTGTTCGTCAAGAGGCAGGGCATCATGCTGGATTTGTGGAGAACAATGGAGTATCTGCACCATGAGCACCTGAAGCCTAGCAGAGTGCCAAACTTTGGTATTGCAAAGTTGCTATTGGGTGTGAAGACAACTTTATTATCACTGCAAAGCATGCCTGGAACACTAGGGTACTTGTAACATGCCTACGTGGCACCAGGTATGTATCACCACTTTCTAAATAGTTGCGAGTACTGAATAGCATCAAAACTGCAGCAAACTTTGGCTACCCTTTGCTACTTGTCCTTGGCTCTTTATCTCATTGGTGCATTTGTGGCTTTGTGCTGTGATTTTTGCGAATCTACTTCCAATTTAGTTGATGCGCTGCTAAAACATGTTCGTGCTCACGCATGCGTTTCGAAATGAACAATGCAATGTTGAAGAAATGGTCACTTGACTTTCTTTTCAGTAGTACCAGCTGCATGTTTACAAGCAGAGGCATAGTGTAACCTGAAGTACAACATATCCAACGTCGGGTCCCTGTTAATTAGGCGATCAACAAATCCAGTTTTTCCGAAAAATGTTTGCTTGGTTTTTATTCCAGTATGCCAACTGAGCGTCTGTTAGGAGTTCAGGACCGGGGAGAGGCAAAAGTGTGTCTTGAAACGCAACACATCCTATAGGGTGAGCCAAAAGTGGGCCGTCTCGTGTCCAATGCACATCAAGTGATCCAGGCCTTTATCTTGCTGTTTGCCAATTGCGAGTATGGATCACATCAAGCTGATCGTCCGATCTCACTTTCTCTCCCTCCATCAGAGCAGCTGCTGCCATGAGAGGCACTCCGAGACCCAGTGGCGACCGCCGAGAGCCGAGAGGACAAAGCTGCAGCGCCATGTGAGGCCACCTTTTGTTGGCAGCACCACGCCACCACCAGGTCAGCTCAGGAATATTGCCGTGGATGGTACAGCAGCGGTGGGGAACACTTGCGCGTACACGAGCAGCCAGAAAACGCCGAGCCAATGGCCTAGCAGATGTTCCGGCGATCGAATGGTTGTTTGACCACGGAGTTTTACCTGATGAACTGATTGATCGATCCGTCAGAAAGCACCAGCAGTCTCTCAGTTCCAAGCGACAATTGATTCTTCTGGAGATCGATATTTCCTGCCTGTCTCCTACCTATCAGACACACAAGCCTTTGATGATTCAGTCATTCAGGGTCAGTAGAGAACGATGACTTCGCTTAACTGCTTACCTGCTATGCTATGTGGTGTTGCATTTCTGTTCTTCCGGGGTCTTTGGTCTATGCGTTAGTGGATAAAATTCTTGGGCCTGAAGCCTTAGAACTTTAGAGGCGTTTTGCTTTTGTGTCAGAAGCTAAAGTTGCAAATCGACGGGGACGGATCACCTACATCCGGATGCAAAACGCCCCCCATCCTGTTGCTTTTAAGCGAGTGTTCAACCGTTGTAGCTGTGCTTTACTTGTTTGCCGGTACAGATCGCGCAAGCATGCGACCGGTTTTCTCCCCTGGGTCCCTCTCGCTAATCTGTATCAGACGCAAGATTTGATAGAGCAGTTGGGTAGCGACGTCGAAGGCAATAGCCATCGAACAGCCCAGAAGCGGCCCTGCGACCTGAAGATGACGTCCTCTGTGTAGTATGATCGTTTATGAGCAGTTAATCCATTTGCTTAATTATTCTTTATTTACAGTAAGACCGCTGAATATTCCTGCAAACACTGATGCAATCACAGGGCCCGTTTGGATCCAGTCTCTAGTCCTATCACATCGGATGTTTAGATatcaattagaagtattaattataaattaattataaaactaattgtatataTGGAGACTAACTCACgtgatgaatctattaagcctaattgattcatcattagcacatatttactgtagtaCAATATtgtcaaatcatggactaattaggatTAATGAATTCATCTCGCCAATTAGTTTATAATTactctatatttaatacttctaattagtgtCCAAATATCCGATACGACAGCACCCCCCACCCCCAGAGCTTACCCCCAGAGTTTAGAAGCGAGGTTTCCTCTTTGAGCAGAAGGTTAAGGGCGCCTAGTGAGGTGGCTCTCTGGTCCAAGCCACGTGTTGCCACACTTCGCCGCTTGACGATGCGAGTATATATAGCACAAAAGTTTATGAACAAATGGGTGGTAGGAGCAAGCCATTGCACTATACAAGGAAGTAGAAGCTCGCACACACCACCACTGGCCATTTCTTATCGGAAACATTTCGTTCGCTCTCACTGACTAGTCCACATCGGCGAAGCCATCATGCGGGATCATgccgcgccacgccacgccacgccacgccacggCCCCACCCCGCATGGAAACCGAGCGTGGCGTGGGGACTGGGGGGCACGGCCGTGTTGGACCCCCAGCACTCGCCCACGCTCGCTTTGGCGTTGCACACACCTGTATGCACAGCACGCGCGGACTCCCGGGCCCATCGATCCGATCAGCTAGCTCACTGGCGGCCGCCGCAGCTGCTGGACGCCGGCGCGGCTAGCGGCCAGAGGCGGGAGAAGGTGGAGGAGACGGCGATGCCGGCCATGTTGAGCCCCTTGCTGCTGCCCCAGTCCGGCACGGGCACCCACCGCCactccccgccgcgcgcgcggtcGTACGACAGCCACACCAGGTCCCACGCGCCCCGGCAGTTGGAGATGAGCACCAGCCGGACCACGCCCTCCCGCTCCGCCAGCAGCCCCGTCATCACGGCGTACGGCTTCCGGAACCCCTCCACCAGCTCGCCCGGCACGCTCGCCACCAGCTCCCAGTCGCCGCCCACGGCCGCGAACCCGTACAGCTCCACGCCCGTCACCACCTTCACCCGGGTCCGGCTCGTCGGGTCGTCGACCGCCGCCGACCGCACCACGGCCGCGCTCCCGTCGCCGTACACGTGCAGCCGGTCCCCGTGccccccggcgccggcggcgttcGGGAACCGGGGGCGGAAGAAGACCGGGCGGTCGTCCGCGCCCGGGCCAGAGTACACCATGACGCAGTCCGGCCCGGCGTGCGCCGCGCAGAGGTACGTGCCGCCGGGGGACGCCGGCGAGGTCCCCTCGGCCAGGACCGCCTCCGATCGCTGCCACGTGTCGGTCCCGGACCGGTACTCGAACAGGAATGGCGTGTTGTTCACCAGCTCAGCAAACATAAACCTGCAGGGAAAAGCAACCATTTTTGCACTGACGTCAGATCGAGTACTCCAAACAGCGACATCGATCGATACCGAAATTACCAATCGAATTTCACTGTGTGTTGACAGTTGCTTTAGCACTGTCAACTACTAACACTCGCACTCGCGATGAGGAATAATCGAGAAGTGCCGGGGTAAAAGTGAAAGAGTAAAACTCGATCGAGGAGGTTAGTGGTGCCTGCAAGTTTTCGAGAAAGAACCAATCGCAAGAAAAGGACGGGTACCTAAACCGGTTCGATCCGGGGGGATCGGCGACGAGCTTGAGGCCGAAGCGGCGCCAGGAGGAGGTGCCGCGTGGCCCGAGCGGGGACGGCGGGAGtcggcgcgcggcgcgcgcgGTGAGGTCGACCACCACGAGCTCGCGGCGGCCGTTGGCGGCGAACAGGAAGGAGCTGCCGGAGGCGGCCAGGAAGTAGAGGTCCTCgccgggcggcacggcgggggcGAGGATGGCCGAGACCGGGATGCGGAACCAACGGCCCGAGGGCCCGTGGAAGCCCCGGATGGCGGCGTCGCGGGGCGGGAGCTTCTTGAAGAGGAGCAGCCACGCGGCGGCCGGGCCGGGCCCCGACGACGCCGAGGAGAGGTGGTAGAGGCGGCGGAAGTCCGGGGAGGAGATGAGGCTGGAGAGCGGGCGCGCCACGGATCGCACGCGGAGGAGCTCCGGGacggcgaggcggaggaggatctCGTGGAGGAGCTCCGACGGGAGAAGCAGCAGCGGGCCCAGGGCCGTGGCggccgagctcgccggcgagggGTGGTGCTCGCCGGCGAGGGGGTGATCGGCCATGGGAGGAGTTTGGTGAGGTTTAATTCTGCTTGGGGATCCGAGGATGGGCTTCGCTTGTTTGGGGGACAAGTTTTGTGCTGCCGGCCTTTTATACAGACTAGAGCGACGGTTTATGGTTGTTGACCTGCTAAGCTAAATCTCCATTTCCTGGGGATTAAagggaattttgtttcttttctttctgGCTTTCCGTTTTGTGGTTGGGATGAAAAGGATGTGCTTGTAGGGCACACTATGTTCTAggtggaaaaaaaaaaggaaaaattcTTTCGGTTTTTATATTTGGTGGACGGTGCATGATAATTGATATATCAATAACATGCATGATTCATAGGTGATGCATGGCTATGACTTAATTTACTTGCTTGTGCAAGTTCATACAAATGGGATGAAGGAAAAATCTTATGATCGAAGTATTGTACATGACCTTTTTTCTGGTAGAATAAAGAGAAATCCAAGTTATTATTTTGCTCAAACTTGCTGTGCAAGTTCATTAGTATTTCCGAAAAGTCGGTAATAACTACAATTAAACACAATGCATGATGCGCAATCTGCTCGTAGGAATGGCACCGGTGCCTTTCGTCCCAAGATAATTACTAGTCTTGATGCTCAAGTAAAAGATGGATTACGGCCTTACTTGATTGCCGCACAACAGAATTTCAGGTGCTCCATCCTAGACAGACTCCATGTGGGACCGGCAAAAAAAGGCCCACACAGGAACGCCATCAGCCGCATTGCTCAGTTTCCTTTCGTGTACTCTTGGCACCAAAGTACTTTATTACGAAGGCCATTAgcagtattttttttctttattctCGGAACACCAAATATTATACTATAAACCCGGTGGCCAAGTCAGAATCACCTCCTATCCACTCCTCAAAAAAAGGAGTGGTCACTTCCCATCTATCTGCACTGAAATAAGAAAGCAAAGGGGAAACCACTTGAGCCAGGGATCCATCACAAATACAAACTTTACACATTCATATATAGCCTGTGACCCttttagttttttttaaaagaacTTTTTAGTTTATTTCATACGGAACCATACAATCCATAGTGGACGTCAGCACTCAGCAAGAGCCTTGGACTGATCCTTTTTTCATTTCCATAAAAAAAAGGATAGGCTTCCAATAATATCCCTTTCTGCGTGTCTAGAAAAAGGGCAAGAAGAAAGAAGAGGTCATATTCGATCTTTCATTGCATTTTCAATCATGCATGGATCGAAGCGCTGTGGAGTGAGGACCAAAGAAACCCTTTTCTGCAAGAAACAAGCTGTAGCTAGCAGGGGGACTCTGAATTTCTGTATATCCAAACACCTGTTCAttatttttctttccttttcttttttcgaGACTCTTCTTATCCGCAGACTGGTTGGTTGACCAGGATATCGGTGCTCGGATCCTCAATAATTCTTTGGAATTATACAGCCCAATAATTGATACTCCAGCATTAACTTAACTCCTTCTAGACCTCAGCTGCTGGGCTTCACTGTGACCATATACAAAGGAGTCATTTGCAGGTCACAGGGCATCATTTCTTCTTATCCTAATGATGTGCGCGTCCCTTTAGCTGATGACGGCAACCTTTAACTGCCTCCTCAAAGTAACACGAACCAAGAAACTTTTTTTCCCTTAAAAAAAGAGTGTATAATGGATGTGGTTAGGTTAAATAGATAGAAATGCAGCTTCATGTCAGCATGCATACACATAGGATTTAAGGTTGGAACAGGGTCATTTTGCCCTGTTTCTTTTTGGCTCCCAACGAATCGACGAGTCAAAAATAGCACATCTTATTTATATCCGGTCCGCGTAGCTCTTGCGGCCCCGATCGTACGGTTTCGGGGGGCCCAAAAAACTTGCAACTTTTGATGAAGATACGGGAGCCAAAGATGATGGTCAGAGGTTAGGTGAAGACGCCCTCGTGCTTCCCCCGCGCGCCTCTGAGGAAGCTCTGTTTTGTGGAAGAAGCCGAGCTTACCCCGCATGCAAAACCTCCGTAAATGCTGCTACGTCAAAGCTGTAGCGAATCCTGCCACTCACTTGTCAGTTGTCACGGCGTGATTCGCCCAGGTTACTCCGGAATTGGCTGCTGCTACAAGTAGCGTTCGACGAATGCAGCTTTCCGGTCGGCATCTTGCTTGTGCGTACGTGTTCTGTTTGTGCACGGAGCCCTTGTCTTTCTTGATCTGCTTGTACTCGCCGGGCTCTCCGAACCATGCTGTAACTTTCAGACAGTAAGCTGCTCTCAACGCAGCATCTCCGCAGGCATCTGGGGATCTCAGGACACGCGCACTGGACATCGGACGCCGAGGTTAGGGACCGAAACAGCCCGAGGAGCCAGTCAGAAACCATGGCCTCCTCAAGCTCCAAGAAAGAGGGCCGGACTAACCCATGCGGGCACCAACAGTCACGAACCCTGCTGGAACTTCGGAGCGAAACGGCTACTTTGCCGAAAGAGCACAGGACGACGGCACGCGACAAagtgttctttttttttcatgcAGTCGCTGCGTACTCTGAAGTCTGAAGATAGTGACACGATTGTATTATGAAGAAGCAGAGCATCATCTAAAAAAATGTTTCATAGAGAAGAGACTAGCTGCGATGACGAAGCAAGCATGCGCGGCGATGGAAACTGGTTTGCAGCTGATTGTTCAATGGGGATGGGTTGCGTGGTTGTGATCTGAGTTGTGTGGCGTGAGAAAAGGCCAATTAGATCCGGGACGGACATGCATGATGATGTCAAGGAAAGGCCCATGACCAGTATTCAATCGCCCTATTATTATTAACCCCAACGCATCAAATTAATCGGAGAAGGCTGTGGTGGTACCaggtgcatgcatcatgttgcTGCTCAGCTCAGGTCACTCTGCTGCTgtctgcaggggcgtaacgcAGGTTGTGACAGAGGCATTGGCAAAGCAGATGCGTGACTAGGCTAGGCCACATCCGTGACCGAACTGACAGCCGGACTAGTGGAATAGGGTGTGGACTCGCGGCAAACCCGTCGCTAAAGTGAAGCCAAGCGTTGAGCTCTCAAGTGGAATAATCTTGCTGTCGGATTGGCCCCGTTTTGTTTAGCCCCGCGTCGGATTTTAACCCATTGCTGTGATGCTGTCGAGGTGCGTTGTGCCAAAAAGGGGACCTAATTTCATCCACCCAAGTTGCGGTAGGAGGATCGATGGCTAATTGGCTATAGAAGCTTTTTGATATTtcttggccggccggccggccggccgggtccTCCCGGCCATCCATCCGTTCCACGTCGGATGGATTGACGGCTTCTGTTGTCTTGTCCGGGGTTAGGGCCTGCTGACTGGGTGAGGGCCCCTGTGTTTCTTGTCCGTGACGGCGAGAGAGTCGGGAGAGCATGTCTCTGCCGCCGAGTCAACTTATCtgagggaggggagagggggagagagagcggAAGATGTGATTCGGACCGTATGCTTTTTTTAGTTGCAACTTTGTGCAAGCGAAAGTGGCCCGGCTTGTCTAAGGTGCTTTTGATTTCGCAAGGCTAATCTTTAGTCCGTTAAATTAAATAAGAATTTTATCATATTacataaaatctgtttataaaatcttttacagatgggtgctaatttgCGATACAAATTTAATgaatctaattaatccatgatttacaacagtgatgctacagtaactaTCCGCTAATCATAGATTAATATAGCTCATTAGATTTGTCTCTAATATAGCTTATTAGATTTGTCTCGCGAAGTAGCCTAGGAGTTTTGTTTTTGTAATTAGAGTCTATTTAACATATTTAAATGACAAGATTTTCTACAGGGTTAAAGTTTAGCCTCCGAAACCAAACACCCCCTGACTAGCCTTTGCACGACCGTCTGGGTTGATGGAAATGGGACCCATTTTATTATGTATTTAGTCGTATGTGTTTTAATTATCAACAGCACAAGAATCGAATTATCACTATGCGGACTTCCTGTTCATTCATGGATGGTAGAACATCAATACTGCCTCGGCTTCTTTTTAATTATAAGGTGCATTGCAATTTGAAAAGTTCTGCAGAGGTAATTTTAATTTGATCATCAATTTCTCTTGCAACATACAGAATCATTGTTGTACTAAAAAGATCTTTGGAATGCAAAATCACTGCTCACAACCGTTTCCATGGTCTGGATTAGTGGTACAGGAAATTTAAGAAAGATGAATGCTATAGAAAATTTATCTAGCTACCTCTAATGAGGATGAGATTCCATTTTGTCTTTCCAGGTAATTGAGGAGAAAAGTTCTTTTAACCGCCCCATGCACGGTGCGGATTATCAGGATTGGCGGATGAGGGAACCTAGGTGGATTAGGAGAGGGATTGAATCAATGTAGATGGTACAAGCCGTCCATAAGTTAGAATGATAAGTTTCGTGGGGACAAAATTTGAACCGTAGTTTTCCATTTTTTACGGAGGGAGTAAATATTTCGTTGGTTATTTAGGGTGAAGGCGTTTCGTCCTATTTATGTTTAGCACGTTAATGGAAACAAGAGGAAAGTTGGCTGGCTTGACAATAGAAATGGAAACTGGGGGATCGATGAACCCATTGCTTCTGTAGGCCCATGTGACTTGGGGCCTAGCGAGCGAGCCCTTCTGGCGAGGGCGAGTGGGCCTTCCTCTTGTTTCCGTGGGCTGCTTAGCTGCCGCACGCGTGCAGGCTCGGTCGGGCGCGGTTGGATATAGCTGAAGGCGATAAAATTAAGGTCATCGTTTGAAGGAAATCTCCCCCAGCCCACCAACCAAACGGCCTATTAACGATAGCTTTCTTTCTCGCCCCCGTGCCGCCCTCCTCCTTCAGCTCCGGCGGCTCCCATCGCCCGCCTCCATCGAGCTCGAcagccctcctcctcgccctcacGCCACCGTCCTTCTTCGGCTCCGGCGGCTCCCGCCGCCCGCTGCAGTCAAGCTCCTGCGCTTCTCCCTTCCTCCTGAGCCCTTTTCTCCAACATCTCCGACGCCGGAGTTGCCGAATCGAACCACCACCTACAGTTGTTGCTCCGCCAAAGGTCACCACGACACGCCCCCGCCTCCAACGCCGTCCCCACCCGCCGCCCCGTCCATAACC
Protein-coding sequences here:
- the LOC112891583 gene encoding uncharacterized protein LOC112891583; amino-acid sequence: MADHPLAGEHHPSPASSAATALGPLLLLPSELLHEILLRLAVPELLRVRSVARPLSSLISSPDFRRLYHLSSASSGPGPAAAWLLLFKKLPPRDAAIRGFHGPSGRWFRIPVSAILAPAVPPGEDLYFLAASGSSFLFAANGRRELVVVDLTARAARRLPPSPLGPRGTSSWRRFGLKLVADPPGSNRFRFMFAELVNNTPFLFEYRSGTDTWQRSEAVLAEGTSPASPGGTYLCAAHAGPDCVMVYSGPGADDRPVFFRPRFPNAAGAGGHGDRLHVYGDGSAAVVRSAAVDDPTSRTRVKVVTGVELYGFAAVGGDWELVASVPGELVEGFRKPYAVMTGLLAEREGVVRLVLISNCRGAWDLVWLSYDRARGGEWRWVPVPDWGSSKGLNMAGIAVSSTFSRLWPLAAPASSSCGGRQ